ATTTCGATACAATCGTCTTCAATGCCGTCGGGCCTTGGGTCGACTAATGTTTGCTGGCTGATGTGTACAAACAACACGTCGTGATGACGATccacgcgatcgcgatggtGTAATCGAAGCCACAGGCAGGGCAACTACTGTTTGCCATTGGTCATCGCTGGCTCTACACGAAGCATTAGTGCCATACTCGAAGCCATACTCGTTGAACTCCATCAGGGGGCTCCATTGCAAGCTTCACACCTGGTGTTTACCGTTGATCGATCGTGTGTGATGTTTTGGCTCGGGAATTATTGACATCGCATATCGATTTAATCTGGATCTGGACTCCCTGTTCTGGTGGCTCCTCAATTCGCTCAACTTCCTCAAATTCCAATTCCAGATTCCGCTTCTGGCAGTGGGGCAAGTGGATCGAGGTGCGCGTCGACGATCGGCTGCCGACGCGAGGTGATCGCCCTGCGCACATGCACTGCGCCCAACCGGACATCTTCTGGGCCGCGCTGCTCGAGAAAGCATATGCCAAGTAAGTGAGGCCACAAGTCCTCCAAGCCGAACGCCTTCTTACGGAacgatcttcttcttctgcttcttcttcaaCACAGATTGTACGGAGGCTACACATTTCTGAAGTACGGCACGGTCGGCCGTGCCCTGCAGGACCTGACGGGCGCGGTGGTCCAGAGCGTACCGCCCAGTGGGCCCCTCCTCGGTGGTGCCGTCCCCCGATCGACACTGCTGATCGCCATCAGTGGAGTGGTAAGTGGGATACGCACCGATCCTTCTCATCCTGGACCGCCGACTTAATTCGTGGCCCTCTGTCGGTAGGAAAAGGAAACTAAACGACGCCGATCGGGCCTCCTGACGGAACATCCGTACTGCGTGACCGGGCTGGCCCGTGTCCGGGCGAACTCGACCGACTCGATAACCCACGGAGGCTCCTCAGCCGGCGACACCAGTCTGATCCGGCTCCGAAGTCCCTGGATCGGGGGCGAATGGGGTGGCGTTTGGTGTGGGGCCTGGTCCGAACGGAGCTGGGAGTGGAACGCACTGAACGAGCGCGATCGGGAGCTGCTATCGTCGCGTTCCTCGAACGACTGCGAATTCTGGATGTCGGTGAACGAGTTTCTGACACGCTTCGTCGTCATTTGGTTGGCCCACATCGGCCCGGACGATTGGGCCCTCGAGCCTGGCCTGCACACGCGCGCCCCCTGGCGGGCCGCACTAGCCGTACGCCAGTGGCGAGCCGGGTTCAATGCCGGAGGACCCCATCGATTCGTCGAAACGACCGCCACCAATCCACAGTTTCGGATCCGCGTTCCACCAGGACACCCGTCGAAGGCGCACgtcgtggtggccgtggctcAGAAATACGAATGCTACCGCAGCCGGAACTACGAGGATGACGAGATCGGGTTCACCATCTACGAGGTACCACCCGGGATGCAGCGCGTCACGCCGCAGTACGTGAGCGAACAGATGCCACTGGACTTTGCGCCTCTCTCGAACCTGCGCGAGATCGCCACGTTCTTTGCGCTGCCCGCCGGGGACTTCGTGGTGATGCCCCACGCGGCGCAGCACCGCGAGGGCCGCTTTCTGCTGCGCATCTTCGCCGACCAGCACACGGACGTGTGGGAGGTCAACGAGGAGAACCTGGTGATCCACAACATTGCGGCCGATTTTTGCGACGAACGGACGATCGATGCGGTAAGTGCCGAGGACAAGGATTCGGCCGGTCCAATCTCTAACGTCTAACGTCAACTTCCAGCGAATCCTGTACAAGTTGCGCTCCCGGTATCCGCACGAAATCGATTCCACGCAACTGCAGGCCATCCTGAAGGCACACGGCGGAACCAACCGGGGTTTCCGGGGTCTGGGCGGCATCAACTGTGGGCCATCCTTGGAGCTGTGCCGCGGGATGCTAGCTCTGCGAGATCCAGCTCTCGGTGGTCGGCTGTCCATCGAGCATGTCCCGGCCCTGATCGGGCTGATGCGCTTCTGGAAGGCGGCCTTCCGGCGCTGTGGACCTTCGTCCTCCGGAACGGCCACGCTGAGCCGAGGAATCTGGGCGTCGAAAGTCTCATCGTACTGCCTGCGGGGGCTCCTGTGGGCTGgcggggccaccgccagcaacaaGGTGCTGGAGGCGCTGGTCAGCCGATTCACGCGCAACCGTCAGATCACGCTCGAGGGCTACCTGCTGTCGATGGCCCGGTTGCATCTGGCACACGGTAAGATGGCGTGGCCTatcctgttccgttccggctccTAGCTAATCGACTAATGCCTGTTTTGGAACTCACTCCCCACAGAACGCTACCATAGTCTGGATGCCAAAGCGAAAGCAAGCCCCTTATCGTTAGAGGAGGTAAGTGGCCAACGAGCCGCAGGACCGTGTTAAGgacacaccatcatcatctcacGCCAACTCTCCATCTTCCATTGCAGATGATTTTAATGACCATCTACTCGTGAAGCCGTGAGaccggaggcggcggcggcggcggcggcggcgctgagTAGCGGAGGGTCCAGTTCGGAATGGGCGACATCATCGAAGATCACCAAAGAGCAGACGGAGGGGGCCGAAAGTCGAACGGAAGCTGGCGGGCACCatattttgttatgtttcaTATTATGTTTTTGCGACtacaccgacgacggcggagtGAGttcgtgtatttttttttggtttagaAAAAGCAGCTACGGAGGAGACCGATGGACGACTAAGGACGACGCAGACAGTGACGGTGGACACGGACGATGCAATACTAAGTTAAATTGACTGATCATTGAATAAATGAGTATTTATGAAACAGTAGCCCCGGTTGTTTATGTCATTCCTTTTACGCTCTCAAACGCTgaaacgaaaagtaaaaatagcttaatatttttcgatgcttaaacatttatttgaaaggtcgATTCACCAAATTCATGTATATAATACAATTTTAGTTGCAGGAGGatgggaaatatgaaatttttttcaaaagtGATATGTAGTAAACTCAAACGgaacgatatttgaaaagcacatttcattgaagctcatttccttCTCGGTGGCTATACTAATCAGCAGTATCGTGCAGCGtacatcgtgcaagagaagccaatgcactcacaaCGAGTAACTGTTTGGTGCtgattttggctgattggttctcCGTGgacttggacggcatttggtttcaacaggacggtgctacgtgccatacagcattagccacaatcgatatttatgttatgcgaacaaaccagcaactattgacaaacTCAAGAACCAAATTCgagttgctattgccgaaataggaccagatacaatcgaaaatgtactcaaaaataggtcgaccagatgagctactgccaagccagtCATGATGGATATTTTACAGAAATtgtatttcataaaaaattgagaaattgtcctttcaaataaatgtccAAGCTTCGAAAAATgttcagccgtttttgttttataaccaaatgataaaCGGCACTTTGGATGGCACACcctgtgtttattttgttactAGCAGACCCGGTGAACTTGGTTCCGCTCCAGAGGCaataagtaaacagattttAGATTTTATCGagttcatttttttatttattagcattaacataaattttaaaaacatcTGCCATTTAAACGATTCTTTCTTTAggccttcttttttcttcagttaagcCCCTTGTGATCTGAGATTTCCGAGATTCTGAGATTTCCGAGATTCTGAGATTCTGAAATTCTCAGATTTTTAGTGCggctttcttttatatatatagatgttgatacactctttGTATGAAAATCACCATCGtgcaatgattgaatttttagttttggaaggtttaaaagcgaaggaaatttatgaactaatgttgaaaacatataaggactcttcgccttcaattagtacaggTAAAAGATGGGTTGATGGGCCATGAAGCCATGGCCACGTCAAAGACGTCCaaaaccagcagcaacacctgaaatcgtaggaaaaatacaggatatcgtattggagAATCGCGGAATGACTGAAAGAGCTTTAGAAGATGTCCTAAGCATCACATCTGGGCAGTTTAAGCAAcaattttgactgaagtattgggtttcaggAAGCTATGTGCACAATGTGTGCCGCAACCATTGTGGTTGCAATTGCAAATGCAATTTCTCGGCAACACTtagagcgttttcgaaaggataaactGGATTTTGTGCGCCATCTCAGcactgtggatgagacttgggtctatcagCGTGATCCTGAATCGGAACAGGAGGCTCAAAAGAGTGATGTGAATTCCTGGTTCTTTGGCTTCGAAACTAGTTCGTGTTCTTTTAGTACTTTTTAGTCGTATTTTGAcgatggcaaaaatccatgaatcGAAAGCTCGAATTtttggagcatccaccgttCTCACCAGATTTGACCGCTAGTGACTTCTATCGGTTTCCAGACCAAAAGGAATCCATGCGTGGAAAGCAACCCTTCCAGATTCccgcttcagggatggaatttataaatttgaATTGCGTCCAGAACAAGTGTATCTAGGGAGACCGAACTGAATAGTAAAGTGTATTGCGccaaccataaaattgtgtgtttttcttatcgaaccgtCAAACTTATTGAACTCACATCAAGGGGTTCGCTCGCTCAATGAACCCGCCACGAATTAAAAGTGGAAACCTAGTTCCATAAAGAAAATTTGCCAATCGAACACCGACACACAACGCTATATCAATCATCCTCGCCACAGACCGGGCGTGAGAAACGCAGCTCCAATTAAGCATAAATTAAGCGCCCATAAGTCtcggccaacggccagcaaAACCGAAGTGCTGCCGCGTGTCATGGAAATGGAAGTGAAGCTCACAGACAGTTTCACTCCAcacccggccaccgaccaccgcgACGTGTGACGTGTCAGGTGCTTCATATGCACCCAGTTCCCGCCGTGAAATCCGGTCCGGCGCAAGTTGCGCTCACGATCACATCACGCAAGCTGCATCTGCAAGTTGTGTGCAATGCAATGGCGCTGCACTTTCGCTGGACAAACTTGCACCGCCCCAGtgcaccgagaccgagagagagagagagcgagagagagagagagagagagagagagagagggaaagaatGCATCGTGCAGAGTGCGCGAAGAATGGCCGTGTTGCAGTTGCAGATCAATCTCCGCCGGTGCTGGGCGTACTCGGTTGTtgcgcgttgttgttgttgcggcaATCGGGTGGGCAGATAATCAGCTCATGTCAGCGTGCGTCCGAGGACATGATTGCTGGTGTCACACCCTCGTATAGGCGCAACTGCCTTTTAGTCTGCGTGTTACCCAAGCGCGGAGAGAACGTGCGAGTCGCGAGTCCTTGCGAGTCACTCGTCGGCAGAGTGCCAATGGTCTAGTGTCTAGTGTCTAGGTCTAGTGTGTTCCAAAATGAAGTCCTTCCGGAGTTTGGTTTTGGCCGTGTGCCTTATCCTGTTCGTGTCTTGCCAAGTGTCCAGTTTTGGTCTGCAGCGGAATCAAGAGGATACCAACTTGACGGTCGGGAACTTTATCGACTTTACGCGCTGGCTCGGTATCGACTACGGTCATCCGAAGCTCCGCAAGCGCTACGACTATGTGATCGTAGGAGCGGGTCCTGCCGGCTGCGTGCTGGCCGCCCGCCTAACGGAAGATCCACACCGGACGGTACTCCTGCTCGAGGCGGGCCGCCCCGAAATGCCACTCGCGTCCGATGTCCCCCTATCGGCACCGAACCTCCAGTCGACGGACTACAACTTTGCgtacgaaaccgaaacccagGAACGGGCCTGCCTCGGGCTGTGGGATCGCAAGTGTAGCTGGCCGCACGGGCGTGGTGTCGGCGGTTCGTCCATCATCAACTACATGATCTACACCCGGGGCAATCGGCGCGATTACGATGCGTGGAGCGCGGCCGGCAATCCGGGCTGGAGCTGGGCCGAGATCCTACCGTACCATATCCGCTCGGAGCGGGCCAACATTCGCGACTTCGACCGCAACGGATTCCACGGTCGGGGCGGGCCACTGTCCGTCGAGGACTGTCCTTTCAGGTACGCAAGCGCAAAAACCGGATCGTTTGGTAATCGGGCCTCCAAACCGGCCCCCCGATGGTTGGCCCGGTTCTGCGTCAGCGACGCCCGAGGGGGGCCAGCGGCCGAGTGTGACATGGTTCTGTCCGTGGTTTGGTGGGATCGTAAGTGCGTTAGTTTATGGGCGGCGGTCAATAAACATTAAACGCAACGTCGCCGATCAGCGTAACGATCCTGTGGCATCGGGCGGACCGTCAGGGAAGTTCCAGGGACCTAAGAATGACCCACTGCCTCGTATGGAAATGGGCATCGATTGATGTGTTAATTGAGCCTTTCCGTTGCGGAGCAATGGAGCAATATGTCCAGATATCCGCCGCCGTCTTTTGGCCTAGCTTTGGGGCCTCATTTAATTGATCtgaatgttgtttttggtgAAGGTATGGCAATGAgttacataaattaaaaccgaTTGCCGAAAGCCCAGATCTGGGCTTTGCCATCGATCCAGCTACCCGCTTTTAACATCGCCCGGTGGCGAGATATGCCCACTTATGGGTATCCTCATGTTACTTTCACGTTGACCGTTTTTTCGTCCTTCACTGTCGAGCTGCCTGACAAATCGGTCCAACCAAGAGCCCTCTTTTTGCTTCCCGGTTcctctttattttatttttagaccTCGCCCTGGTCTGGCGCCCCGGACAGGTTGTGGTCCACTTTTGGGTAAAACAAAGGAACTACACCTGTCTGCCCGCGGGCACGGTCTGGTGGGATTTATTTCACCATAAATTTGAGTAATGACTTCTCGCACACGTACTCGCCATGCAGTGAAGTCATTTTCGATCGCGCGGCACATTCCAGCCCTCGggtgaaattatttaatcaCAATGGCGCTCTGATGTTCTCCTGTTACATTCCCTGCCCAATCCGCGTCAGGTCAAAGATAGCGACGACGTTCGTCGCGAGCGCCCAGCAGGCTGGCTACCGGTACCTGGACTACAACGCCGGCGACCAGATCGGAGTGTCGTTCCTGCAGGCCAACACCCAGCAGGGTCGACGCGTCACCAGCGGTACCGCCTATCTCGTTCCCGCCCGGAAGCGCCCCAATCTACACATCGTAACCCGGGCCTGGGTGACGAAGGTTTTGATCAACAAAGGTACCGGCacgtccccgtccccgtctCAGTGGCTCCTTCaccttgtttttcttcctgtCCCCGCCAGCTACCCGGGAGGCCACCGGAGTGACGTTCCTGCGCGATGGAGCCACACGGACGGTGAAAGCCCGCCGGGAGGTGATCCTGTCGGCGGGTGCCTTCGAGTCCGCCAagctgctgatgctgtccGGAGTCGGTCCAGCGGACCACCTGCAATCGCACGGGATCACGGTCGTGCAAGACCTGCCGGTCGGGGAGATCCTGTACGAGCATCCGGGCGTATTCGGCCCCGTCTTTCTCGTGCGCCGCCCCATCGATAACTACGTCCGGCTAGAGGACAACCTGAACCTGGGCACGTTCCTGCAGTACGTCAAGGGGCGCGGTGTCTTCACGACCAACTCGGTCGAAAGCCTGATGTACGTGAAGTCCCCGGTGGCCGAGAGTCCCGACCCGGGCCTTCCGGACGTGGAGGTGATGCAGGCGTTctcgtcgatcgatttcgacACCGGCAGCGGGACACCGCGCGCCTTTCGGCTAACGAACGCCACATTCGAGGGGTACTTCCGGCCCATCATGAACGTCCGGTCGTTCCAGTATCTGCCGATGCTGCTAAAACCGCGAACACGCGGCAAACTGCGCCTCAAGTCCACCAATCCGTTCCACCATCCGGTGTTCCGGTATCAGTACTTCGAGGACGACCGTGACCTGGAGGCGCTGGTGTACGGCATGCAGGAGGCAATCCGTGTGACCGAGCAGGCCCCGTTCCGACGGCTCGGTGTCGAGCTTTAccgccgcccggtgcccggctgcGAGGAGTTCCCGTTCGGGACGCACCAGTACTGGCGGTGCCACGTGCAGACGCTGACCGCAACCTTCCACCATCAGGTGGCCACCTGCAAGATGGGACCGGCGGGCGACCCCGAGGCCGTCGTTGACCACGAACTGCGCGTGTACGGGGTGGCCAGGTTGCGTGTCGTCGACATCGGGGTCGTCCCGTTCCCGCCGACCGCTCACACGGCCGCCGTCAGCTTCGTGATCGGCGAGAAGGCGGCCGATCTGATACGGGAAGCCGAACGACGGGGTGACCACGGTGCCCGAAACAAACCGGCAGACGCGAACCGGTACGCGAACGGAACATTCCTGTGGTCCGCGCCCGAATGgccattttaataaatttatttaccatttTATTTCGAGCGAGTTGATTATTTTACTTTACAATCCCAGGGAAAGGTCACGAAGATGGTCCCGAAGATTTCGGGACCGGCCCATCGAACAGGCAACGTGTCGACGTGTTTCTCGAACAATCGCAGGCACAGGcatttattaaataattcCGCCACCAGACCCGTCGGTgttgtttcgggtttcgggaccATAACGACGCGGCTTACACGGTgtgagcggtggtggtgtcgtgTGGTCCGACCGCCCGTGGGCTGGATAACGTTTCGTAATACCAAAAAATTATGTTACGATCCGCGAGCCACGCGTGTATATGTGTTCGATGCTGACCGAGCGGGGGGCTGGCGTGGCGCCAATGGACCGCAACATAAGCGCGGTGGCCGCGCTACTCTACATTATGCTGCGCAGGTCAGTAATGGCAACTGGACGCGACATTCCGTGTGGCGTGGCGGGGCAGTGGCCCCGCCACTGGGGGTGGTGAGTGTTACTCAAATTAGACTAAGCGACCGCACGGCCAATCGATCCACCCATGAGCAGGCGCGCTTGGAAGCATTACGGGGCCATAAACTGTTTAACGACCCGTAGTCtattattttaaatgatttttttccttcatgCGTTAATTTTACACAATTTTTAATGCGATTGTTACGTTATCAAACTTCACCCTTCGGTAAGAAAGAATAATCCGAATCGGAAGCAGCAACCGAGCGCTGTTTAATATTCCGCTAAAGATATCGATCCGCGACTAATTAGCAGCGGACCAGCGGCGTCAGCATCGGCACGGAAGGGACCCGATTCCAATACGCTTTgcacgaac
The nucleotide sequence above comes from Anopheles bellator chromosome 1, idAnoBellAS_SP24_06.2, whole genome shotgun sequence. Encoded proteins:
- the LOC131215042 gene encoding glucose dehydrogenase [FAD, quinone]-like encodes the protein MKSFRSLVLAVCLILFVSCQVSSFGLQRNQEDTNLTVGNFIDFTRWLGIDYGHPKLRKRYDYVIVGAGPAGCVLAARLTEDPHRTVLLLEAGRPEMPLASDVPLSAPNLQSTDYNFAYETETQERACLGLWDRKCSWPHGRGVGGSSIINYMIYTRGNRRDYDAWSAAGNPGWSWAEILPYHIRSERANIRDFDRNGFHGRGGPLSVEDCPFRSKIATTFVASAQQAGYRYLDYNAGDQIGVSFLQANTQQGRRVTSGTAYLVPARKRPNLHIVTRAWVTKVLINKATREATGVTFLRDGATRTVKARREVILSAGAFESAKLLMLSGVGPADHLQSHGITVVQDLPVGEILYEHPGVFGPVFLVRRPIDNYVRLEDNLNLGTFLQYVKGRGVFTTNSVESLMYVKSPVAESPDPGLPDVEVMQAFSSIDFDTGSGTPRAFRLTNATFEGYFRPIMNVRSFQYLPMLLKPRTRGKLRLKSTNPFHHPVFRYQYFEDDRDLEALVYGMQEAIRVTEQAPFRRLGVELYRRPVPGCEEFPFGTHQYWRCHVQTLTATFHHQVATCKMGPAGDPEAVVDHELRVYGVARLRVVDIGVVPFPPTAHTAAVSFVIGEKAADLIREAERRGDHGARNKPADANRYANGTFLWSAPEWPF
- the LOC131213507 gene encoding calpain-11-like, producing the protein MFLCYNSVPIMPSGYRGNGHIAHPPVNGHISEFTAADKYYTNGGPKLRTWAANGQQQDHQSTLSRPRSTEVITANGNGTLPNGRHINGVLTRGPGGLHEDLEFPPTPRTLSKKKQIVWMRPHDMCARPQFRIAPPGTPLTARELPEPVGPGDPSLLAALGCLSQLPRLLERVVPPEQTFDAANGYCGMFKFRFWQWGKWIEVRVDDRLPTRGDRPAHMHCAQPDIFWAALLEKAYAKLYGGYTFLKYGTVGRALQDLTGAVVQSVPPSGPLLGGAVPRSTLLIAISGVEKETKRRRSGLLTEHPYCVTGLARVRANSTDSITHGGSSAGDTSLIRLRSPWIGGEWGGVWCGAWSERSWEWNALNERDRELLSSRSSNDCEFWMSVNEFLTRFVVIWLAHIGPDDWALEPGLHTRAPWRAALAVRQWRAGFNAGGPHRFVETTATNPQFRIRVPPGHPSKAHVVVAVAQKYECYRSRNYEDDEIGFTIYEVPPGMQRVTPQYVSEQMPLDFAPLSNLREIATFFALPAGDFVVMPHAAQHREGRFLLRIFADQHTDVWEVNEENLVIHNIAADFCDERTIDARILYKLRSRYPHEIDSTQLQAILKAHGGTNRGFRGLGGINCGPSLELCRGMLALRDPALGGRLSIEHVPALIGLMRFWKAAFRRCGPSSSGTATLSRGIWASKVSSYCLRGLLWAGGATASNKVLEALVSRFTRNRQITLEGYLLSMARLHLAHERYHSLDAKAKASPLSLEEMILMTIYS